DNA from Bos indicus isolate NIAB-ARS_2022 breed Sahiwal x Tharparkar chromosome 15, NIAB-ARS_B.indTharparkar_mat_pri_1.0, whole genome shotgun sequence:
CTGTGCCAAGTGAAACTCTGGCCTGTGCTCCCTGTGAcataccattttttttaattgtggtaaaatacatataacataaattttaccatcttaaacttttttttttaatattaattttgcaaaaccgggtcttagttgtggcaggtgggatcttttaGTTACAGAGTGTGAACTCAGttgcggcaggtgggatctagttccctgaccagaaatggaacccaagccccctgcgcTGGGAATATGAAGTCTTAGCTATTGGAGCACCAAAAAGTCCCTAGCTTAACCTTGAAATCAAAGCCAAACCTGCTCAAAAGAGGAAAACTGGATCTTTCATAGCCTCCACGCGACTGGGTAGCAGATGGAAACAGCCAAGCTCTCCGGCTGAGGGAAGTATGGGGAGGACCACAGTGGTCAGGAGGCGAGGGCTCCAACCCGGGCTGCTACCAGAGGGTGGGCCTGTCACTTCATTTATCTGCGACAAGACCATCATCCCAGTGTCCACCGGGCACTCATTCTGTTATGCCGTGTGTACCTTATGGTTGGCCCTTGCACCTGTGGGTTCCACATCTGAGAGCTCCCCCAAACTTGGATagagaaatatttggaaaaaggaaattccagaaagttccaagaaGCAAAACTTGAATCTGCTGCATGTTCGAAACTATTTACATGGcgtttacattgtattaggtattctAAGTAATCCagaaatgatttaaagaaaagatgTATGGAGGTTATATTGCAACTACTGTGCCACTTTATATATGGGACTCACGCACCCTTAGATTTTGGTATCTCAGGGTGGGGGTGGCTGGAACACATCCCCCACATCTAGAAAGGACAACTATATTTCTGATCTTCTGAGACACGAAGCGACAGTCTCAGTGGTGGGACCAGTTGCATGACAATTACCAGTCAGAGCTGGTTACGAGTGatggaaccaggattcaaaccccggtctgactccagagctcgTGCTGTGGTCCACCACAGTCCGCTCTGTTTGGGGAACAGAGGTCCTGGTTAATAGGATATAGCGCTTGGGGGCCAGCTGGAATGCAACAGGTGCAGAAAGAATGGAAGGTAAGCCTGGAAGACAGAAAGCTGGCTTCATACCAGCAGGATGTGGAAAGGGTCAGACGGACGGGGCGGGGGCGTCCTGCGGCCCCTCTGCCCCTCTGCCACTACCCCACACTGCACCTCCCACCCGGTTCTGAGCCTCCACGCCCACTTCTATGATCAGCCAGATGCAAAGTTTTCCATCTcgatttttactgaaatataaaaagTGCAAAGGTAAAATACACGATTGGTGCCAAGGAAGCCATTAAGCATGAATGTGAACGCTTGATTCACAGCACAGGTCCCCGCATCCCCAGGGTAAAGACTAGTGGTGAGGGCGGGGGACAGGAGAGAGACCAAACAGATCCACGAGGCTCCCCAGTAAATGGGATGGTGAGCAACACCTGATATACAAAGGAAGGTAGACAGCAGAAGCCTGGGCCTGGCCTGGAGACACAGTGGCTGGCAACAGCCACATCCGTCCTTGGGGGTCCTGACACGCCAGTGTCCTGGGGACAGAGCCCAGTGAGGTCAGGGCCCAGGCCACGCCCAACTCGCAGATGGGGCAGGGCTGGTCAGTGAGGCCTCCACGGTGTGGGCTCTGACCGAGGCCTCAGGAAGGAGGTTCACCAGGAAGGGACAGCTGGAAAGAGGGGCCTCCGCCATTACCAGGTCCTGGGGGAGGCTGCTAGAACTTACCTGGCAGGGGCCAATCTAATCAGCAAAGTCTCTACCCAGCCCCTCCAGGAGTCCGCAACTGGAGGAAGGAACCACCAGCCATCTGAGGCCCTGAGTCAGCCAGCAGGGCCCCCCCTGTGCCTCCACAACAGACGAGGCCAAGGATCTGTCcaactggggagggaggagaggcaaGGCGGGGCATGGGCGGGGCGCTGCTGGTCACCGGTCTGACCGGACCCTAGGGGACTGCCGGGCTGAGAGTGGGGCTTCTCTTCTGAACAGAGGCAGGGACGCAGCCCTGTCACCCAAGCTCCCAGTCCTGGCAGGAGAACCAGGGGGGGTGAGGACGCCCTGGGGGGCAGTACCATCTGGGAAAGGCGGACCCAGGATGTGCGGAAGAGAAGGCCGCTGTGGGACTCCAGCCTGCTGTCCGTTCACTGTGGAAGTGCCAAAGGCTGAGCCGTAAGAGGGAAGATGACAGGAACAGGGTGCTGTCATCTGGGTGCTCCCTGCACCCAGACAGGGAGGAGCCTCAGCAGGGCCAGTCCAACCAGCTTAGCCTTTCTTTCCCCAGCAGGCAGAAGGgggaggaccagccccggctACCAGCCCAGCCGGCAGTGATTCTGGCATCTCCAGTTgccagggagagaggcaggaggaagcaGGGAAGTGGCTGCTGGAGCCAGCTCCACAGAGCCTCGCAGGAGCCAGGGACCCAAGGAGGCAGTGAGAAGAATAAGGCGAAGAGACAAGGTCTTGTGGTTACAGTGAGGCCTCAGGGCCGGCCAGGTGGGCCAGCCagaaagggaggaggagctgTCTGGGGGTGGGCTCCAGCTTCCCTCTCCTAGGGGACTCAGAGCCCCTTTTCCGGGCAGGATCCCCTGGCTCCGGTAAGGCTGAAGCCAGGAGGGAGAGTCCAGAGTGGGGGCTGCCGGAGcagggggcgggcggggcgggcaCTCAGAGCCCCTTGGCATCGGGGCTAGGAAAGAGCTCCCCTTGGTGATCCAAGAGGAACTTAGTGAAGGTGTTGATGGGATTAATAGCCTTGAGGGTGATGGCGGCGTCCTTGGCCCATAGCAGGTTAGGGCCGAAGACGACGGCCAGGTTAGTGTTGGTCATCTTGTTCTGGTCAGAGAGGGCCGAGATCTGCGGGAGGAACGGCGGGGTTGGAGGGGGGAGCTGCAGCCGGAAACCACAGACCCCTGCCTCCCGCGCCGGCACCCAAGTCCAGGAgcagcgccccccacccccactccagagGAGCGGAGAGGCCGGCCCCCAGCCCTACCTGCACGAGGAAGGCAGTGAGGAAACGCAGCACCAGGTAGTTCTCCTCAGGCAGCGTCTGCAGGGCCTGCAGAGTGGCCTTCACCCTCTGACTCTCGTCGATGTCTGTGAGGAACGGGCGCCTGGGTCACACGGGCCCATGGCCAGACTGGTTCAGGAAGCCCCATCAGAAGGCTTCGAGTGAGACCCCCAAACAGACTTTTCCTGGGCGGACAGGCGCGCTCTGAGGCCAGCTGCGACCCCACCCTGCGGAcgctggggagggaagagggggccACTCACTGAGGAAGCCCACCACGTGCGAGTAGAGGTCAAAGGTGAGCAGGGGCTCGGGGAGCTCGCGGAGGAAGGTCTTGAGGATGACAGCCGGCAGGTGCAACTCGTTGTACTGCTCGAAGTCCACAGACAACCCTGGAGACGTGAGGGCGGGGCGCGGAAAGGCGCTGGGCGGGGCCCGGAGCCCAGCAGCCAATCCTGGCCGCCCCCTTGATCACAAGCCCCGGCTCCCACGAGACAGGGGCACAGGGCCGGCTGTCTGCCGAGTGGGGCCCCTGAACACACACCACGGCAGTTCCTCGCCTCCCTCCAGAAACCTCATCTAGGAGGAAGTGGGTCTGGGACAAGCAGGCAGGAGTGAGACCCGTGTAATCATACCAAATGCCaaagaaaccacacacacacacacacacacgcgcgcgcgcgcacacacacgatCTGCACCGGCCCTCGGGGTTCAGCACATCTCTGGGGGCCACTCACCCATGTTGTACTTGTGCTGAACTTCCCGGACAACCTGGGTGTTGGCCGACCTCCGGAAAATCCCCTCAGTGGTGAGAGCTGGCAAACGGCCAGGCCTGGTGAGTCTCAGAGCTCTGGGGCGCCGTGTGGAATCCCCCAACCCCTTCCGCGCACCTTGGGCTTCCCATCCGGGTCAGGGCGGGTACTGGTGCACGTGGGaccccacccagccctgccccgCAGCTCCCCGAGGGCGGAGGGTGCGCCGGGCACTCACCGTGGGCCCGCAGGTAGGCAACGGTCTCCCGCAGCACAAGCGGAATGGGCTGCTGCTCTGGGTTCTTCTCCCGAAGCCTGTGGGCACGAGGTTGTGAGGGCCCTGCCGCCCTCCCCGCCCCGGatgccagccccaccccacctttcGCGTACTCACTGCTGTAAGGAGACCCCGAACTGCTGGTTGGGCAGAGGGGGCCGTGGTGGCATGGGCTTGGGGGCGGTCGCGGGGCTCTTCTGTGTAGACTTGAGGAAGTCGTCATACCTAAGGGAGCAGTGGGGAGGGTCGGGCCCCTGACCTGGCTGGGCGGTCACTATGGCAACTCTTGTGTGTCAGACACTGGGCTGCCTTACATGGGTGACCTTATACAGTCCTCCAACCAACCCAGCTTTGCCCAGGAGCAAGTGAAGACTTCAAAAAGACTCATCACACGCAGGGAGCTGAGCTCCCCCTGTCAGacggcagcttcccactggctctctgttttacacaagGTGTGTCTGTATCTCAGGGCTACTCTCTCACCtgtccacccctccccctcccctactCTGTCCACCAGGGAGGAAGGCTCCAGGGTGAGGGAGCTGTACTGTGCACACAGAGTGTATTCACGTGGCCGTACAACAGAAAggagcacaacattgtaaagcaattacacgccacttaaaactaaaaaaaaaaaaaaaaaaagattcagtgaCATAGCTTCTCAGTGGCAGATATGGGACCTGAACTCGCTCACTCTGACCCCAGGTACTGCCTCTTTCTCATTACATCTGCGTCCTCGGTGTATCCGGGGGGTCTCAAGGCTGCTTCTCCCCTTGGCCGGCACGCTCTCCCCACACAGGCATGACCTGCATGTAGAGTGCCCGCTGGGCACACACAGCCCCAGTCCCGGCCTCACTTGAGCACTTGGCGGGGGATCCCCAGTTGCTCCAGCTTCACATGCTCGCTCAGCTCGCTCAGGTAATTCACGTAGAAGATCTTCTGCCCGAACTTGAAGCTGTCGGTGGGACAGAACACATGTGGGTCCAGGGCGGGCCGGCTCCAGCAGGCCTCCATGCACTCTCAGCGGCCCAGCACTCTCAGCGGCCCACCCGGGTCAGGCAGAGGCCTGACCAGTCTGTCCCCAGGATGGGTGGCTTCCTGGGGACCTGCTTCACAGCACACAGTGGGGCATGAGAGACCAGGGCCCGCCCTGGACCCACACACCTAATGATGGGCTTAAAGAGGATGAGCAGGGTCTTGATGAACATGGTGGGGTGCACGATGTACAGAGCCTTGATGTTCTTCTTGTACCTGCAGAGACAGAACAGGCGCTCAGGGGACAGGCAGAGCTGGGCCTTGATGTGCGTTTCCTGACTCGATGACTCGAGGTAGGCCTGCCAGGTTAAGTGCCACTGCGGCCCTATTTTACACATTAGAAAACAGGCTCGGAGAGCTTAAGGAGCATGAAAGGTCATGGAGGGAGTCAGCAGAGAAACTGGGATTCAAGCCCAGGCCGTTCCAAGTTGGGAGTCTTAGTGTTCCGTCTACCCAGGTCGGGGGGCACCTGCCTCCCCCGGGGCATGGAATACACACTCCTGCCCAAGCAGAGGGCAGCCCAGCATAGGGCAGAGGTGCTGGCCCCCGGGCCCTGGAGCTTCCCCCGAGGCCCCCACCCACTTGCGGTCAAACTCCCGGTAGGCATCCCGGAGCCAGCTGAAGGAGGGCTTGTTGTCGCTGGTGAGGCCGTGGTGTAGGTAGAGCAGCGTGTAGTCGCTCTCCACGTACTGGTCCAGGGTGTGCTTGAGGTACCTGCAAGGGACAGCCCCACTCAGGCCTGCTGT
Protein-coding regions in this window:
- the ARHGAP1 gene encoding rho GTPase-activating protein 1 isoform X2 — its product is MDPLSELQDDLTLDDPSQALNQLKLASIDEKNWPSDEMPDFPKSDDSKSSSPEPVTHLKWDDPYYDIARHQIVEVAGDDKYGRKIIVFSACRMPPSHQLDHSKLLGYLKHTLDQYVESDYTLLYLHHGLTSDNKPSFSWLRDAYREFDRKYKKNIKALYIVHPTMFIKTLLILFKPIISFKFGQKIFYVNYLSELSEHVKLEQLGIPRQVLKYDDFLKSTQKSPATAPKPMPPRPPLPNQQFGVSLQQLREKNPEQQPIPLVLRETVAYLRAHALTTEGIFRRSANTQVVREVQHKYNMGLSVDFEQYNELHLPAVILKTFLRELPEPLLTFDLYSHVVGFLNIDESQRVKATLQALQTLPEENYLVLRFLTAFLVQISALSDQNKMTNTNLAVVFGPNLLWAKDAAITLKAINPINTFTKFLLDHQGELFPSPDAKGL
- the ARHGAP1 gene encoding rho GTPase-activating protein 1 isoform X1; protein product: MDPLSELQDDLTLDDPSQALNQLKLASIDEKNWPSDEMPDFPKSDDSKSSSPEPVTHLKWDDPYYDIARHQIVEVAGCDEPEGAQPGDDKYGRKIIVFSACRMPPSHQLDHSKLLGYLKHTLDQYVESDYTLLYLHHGLTSDNKPSFSWLRDAYREFDRKYKKNIKALYIVHPTMFIKTLLILFKPIISFKFGQKIFYVNYLSELSEHVKLEQLGIPRQVLKYDDFLKSTQKSPATAPKPMPPRPPLPNQQFGVSLQQLREKNPEQQPIPLVLRETVAYLRAHALTTEGIFRRSANTQVVREVQHKYNMGLSVDFEQYNELHLPAVILKTFLRELPEPLLTFDLYSHVVGFLNIDESQRVKATLQALQTLPEENYLVLRFLTAFLVQISALSDQNKMTNTNLAVVFGPNLLWAKDAAITLKAINPINTFTKFLLDHQGELFPSPDAKGL